A window of Oncorhynchus kisutch isolate 150728-3 linkage group LG10, Okis_V2, whole genome shotgun sequence contains these coding sequences:
- the LOC109898791 gene encoding histamine H3 receptor-like: MGVYIPESNTSSNFTHGSDSSTVHEAGAALPGYMKVILAVLMITLVVVVVAGNALVILAFIVDKSLRNQSNYFFLNLALSDFLVGAFCIPVYIPYILTGRWVLGRTLCKLWLLMDYLLCTASVFNIVLISYDRFLSVTRAVKYRAQRSMTHHAVVKIVTVWVLAFLLYGPAIIFWELVVGKSIVLADECFAEFYCTWYFLLSASTIEFFTPFISVAFFNLSIYLNIQRRNKSRAIRKEDTKACSDRGSLRDGGAALTVFLTCKASSSKPAAVSAVIEKDEELSPSSNGEPCSGHTFMQSKKGLTCRITSRPLQSQSPTGPPSRSSQGSRLSRDKKIAKSLAIIVCIFGICWAPYTLLMIIRAACSGRCVEHYWYEITFWLLWLNSGINPFLYPLCHSSFRRAFAKILCPNRQSVQPHIETQSC; the protein is encoded by the exons ATGGGAGTTTATATCCCGGAATCTAATACAAGCTCCAACTTCACTCACGGCAGCGACTCGTCCACAGTCCACGAAGCTGGAGCGGCTCTCCCGGGCTATATGAAGGTGATCCTGGCCGTGCTTATGATAACTCTGGTAGTCGTGGTTGTGGCTGGTAACGCACTTGTTATCCTGGCTTTCATTGTTGACAAGAGCCTAAGAAATCAAAGCAACTACTTCTTCCTCAACCTTGCTCTTTCAGATTTTCTTGTTG GTGCCTTCTGCATCCCTGTATACATCCCCTACATCCTGACAGGCCGCTGGGTGCTGGGCAGAACTCTCTGTAAGCTGTGGCTCCTCATGGACTACCTGCTGTGTACTGCCTCTGTCTTCAACATCGTCCTCATCAGCTACGACCGATTCCTCTCCGTCACCAGAGCA GTGAAATACAGAGCCCAGCGGAGCATGACCCACCATGCTGTGGTAAAGATAGTGACTGTGTGGGTGTTAGCCTTCCTTCTCTATGGCCCTGCTATCATCTTCTGGGAGCTGGTCGTGGGAAAAAGCATCGTCCTTGCCGATGAGTGTTTCGCTGAGTTCTACTGCACCTGGTACTTCCTACTCAGTGCGTCTACGATTGAGTTCTTCACCCCATTTATCTCTGTGGCTTTCTTCAACCTGAGCATCTACCTGAACATCCAGCGGAGGAACAAGAGCAGGGCTATCCGTAAGGAGGACACCAAGGCATGCAGCGACAGGGGCAGTCTCAGGGACGGGGGTGCTGCCTTGACTGTGTTTTTGACTTGCAAGGCATCATCGAGCAAGCCAGCTGCTGTTTCAGCTGTGATAGAGAAGGACGAGGAGCTGTCGCCGTCCTCCAATGGGGAACCTTGTAGCGGACACACCTTCATGCAGAGCAAGAAGGGCCTCACTTGCAGGATCACTTCCAGGCCCCTTCAATCCCAATCCCCCACCGGGCCCCCCAGCAGGAGCTCACAGGGCTCCCGCCTCTCCCGCGACAAGAAGATTGCCAAGTCGCTGGCCATTATAGTGTGCATTTTTGGGATCTGCTGGGCACCATACACCCTATTGATGATAATCCGGGCAGCCTGTAGTGGGCGATGTGTGGAGCACTACTGGTATGAGATTACTTTTTGGCTCTTGTGGCTGAACTCTGGTATTAACCCTTTCCTGTACCCTCTCTGCCACAGCAGCTTCCGAAGGGCTTTTGCTAAGATATTGTGCCCCAACCGGCAGTCTGTCCAACCTCACATTGAGACCCAGTCTTGCTAG